In the genome of bacterium, the window GGAGCAGGAGCAGACAAAGGATATTCGGGAAGGGTTGCTGCTGCTTTATCCCCGGTATATCTTTTTGGCGGAAAATCTCTCGTCAGCGGAAATTTTCGATCTGGATGAGGGCGCATGCTTTATGTGCTGGCCCGGGAACATCTGCATATTGTGAGCACCACTGCTTTGGAACATTCCGTGGATGTTGAGATTTTGGAACCTACTCGAAAAATCCTTACGACAGAACATCTGGTGCAAGGTGATCACGGCCGGATACTGATATTGGTTTTGAAAAATCTGATCACCAATGCGCAGCGCGCCATTAGCCGCAAAGCCGCCGCCATGCCGGAGGAATTGCGCGAAGCCTATCTGGCTCAGACGCGTGTGGTGGTACGGTTTACTGAAGATGGTTTTGAAGTCGAAGACCAAGGTGACGGCATTGCGCCGGAAGTGGCGGAACGTCTTTTTGAACGGGGCGTCACTGAAGGTATGGGCCAGGGATTGGGTATGTTCACTCTGCGCCGGATACTGGATAAATTCGGCATGCATCTTCACGGTGAATCAACGTTCGGTCAGGGAACGGTATTCAAAGTAACCCTGACCCCGGCAGTTGTTACAGATATTTCGCCGGTGGCCCAACAGCATCATGCGCGTTTGCAGGAAATTCATTCGGATGTCTTAAAAACCATGTTTGTCGGGGAAACCGCAGCTGAGACCGGGGAAGCCATGGATAAGGTGCTGGCAGCTGAAAAGGCGGCAATGCTACTTGTAGAAAAAGTCGAACCGCAAGTTGCTGTGCAGCAACGGTTGGATGACCTATCAGTTGATTTCGAAGAACTTCAGTTTCAACATCAGAAGGCGGATGAAATCATTACGGCCATGCAGCAGGCATTACGCAGGCACGATATGCAGATTGGGATAGAGCGGGGTGAAGTGCAAAATGTATTAGCTGATAATATTTTTTGGCAGTTTCGCACACAGGATTTAACTATCACGGCTTTTAAAGTTAAATATGTTTCACACGAGGAGCATATTCTCTCCATTCGTGACCGGAAATCAGGCGAAGTGATAGGCCATGCCAATATCCAGCGCTACAATGAGAAGTCCGAATCGTGTTCACTTAAATTTACCGTCTATCCGGCACATCGCCAACCCGAAAGAACGCAAAATGTTTCAGATCTGCTGCTCAAGATAATTAAGGAATCAGGGTTGCTTTATAAACAATCTACTGTCCGGGAAGTGAGTTTTATTAAATCTCAGGATCCGGGAATGGCAGAGGAATGGGATCGTACCCAGGCTTTTTTGAAGAAAAATGGGTATAATATATTGAATCAAAATGCCGCCCAATTCAGGTTTATTGAAAAAAAGATTGGGAAACGTTTTGATTTGATGACGAATATCCTGGCGTTTACCGGGTGGACCGCGCTGACGTTGGGGTATGCCGCGTTATTACTGCAAGGCAATGGCGGTTGGTTTGCCCAGGGATGGCTGGCGATATTCAGCACAGGTGTCCTGCTCTTTGGGACGCGCAGCATCAGTGGTTTATTAGGTGCTGAAGTGATCAACCTGAGCCGTCGTTTTATTCGACCTGGACGGTTGGTGGTGAATCAGCTGCTGCAAGAACAAATCAGTCTCCAATTTGATCGGCAGGTTGATTTTGAGATGCTGGATCAGATTGACAGGCGTTTTGCGCAAACCACCTCGGACACGGTTTATTTTGCCAAGTGGCTGGTTCAGGATATCAACTGGCGAAGCGCGCCCACACGGATGCAACAGATTGGATTGGCCGCGTTGCAGGGTGTGAACCGTTTGCTGCGCATGCTGCTGTTGCCGCATGTATTGGCTCAGGAGCAGATGCGGGTTGCGGGCAAAAGTGATCGTGCGATTTATCTTAATCCTTTTATGCCCCTGTATTACTATTTTGCCCAGATCCTCGAATCTTTCCGCGTGATGGCTTTCAAACTCCGCATCCGATTTAGTGCTGATTACCGTAAAGTTATTCCAGAACAAAAAAACATCCCGGAGGGGATAAGTACAAGTACGAAGATAAAAACGCTTCCGGAAGAATTTAGAGAAGAAAATATTTTACACACAAAATCCGGTATTCGTATGAATGAAGGTCTGTTGATCCGGCCCTCGCGTTTGCTCCAACGCTGGCGTTTACCGCGGTTGATGTGGATGCTGATACTCTCTTTCGGATTTTCTGTGCTGGATCGTATCGCGCTGGTAATGAAATTAAGAGTCGCTGTGAATCAAATAAATCATGAAAATGCAGGACGTTTTTTTAATACAATGAAACGGCGCTATTTCCCTCACAATGATATTGAGTCGCAAGCTTTTCGACCTGACATGATTGTTGAAGAGACCTTTTTGGGTCAAGCCGGTTTGATGGACGTTGTCGCCGGAAAGTACCGGGAATTACCGGATGGCCGTGTTGCATTGGCTGTATACCAACCATTGCTGGCGGCACTCACATCTGATAACAAGCAATCCAGACTGATGCAATGGCGGCAGAAAATGGCTTTTGAATTGCTCCGGCACATGCTGCGTTACCGCAGCGCACAGTATTATCGCACCACACTGGCTCAGCGCATGGCAAACCAGGTGCGTGTCGGATTTTGGCAATGGGGAGAACGCCAACCGGCCCGCCTCGGCAGATGGCTGCACCGCGGACTACAGATGCTCACTCCAACAGGATATTTGAACCGGGTGCAGGCTGAATTGGCTCGGCAGCATGCCGACCTGGACCGCAGTGCACAATTGGCGGAGATGCTGCAAGATCAGACCACGGCAATTGCCCGCGCCTATCATACGATGTCACGTAATCCCAACCACCGGACGCGGTTGCATTTTACCAAGACAGTCATTCAATGGATCAGCCGGGTCAACAATGTCCGGCAGAGAAGTGTTGAGTTGCAATACTTCTCACAATTGGTCAGGAATATGCGTGCCATCAAGAGTGCCCCCGTTGCCGAATGGACCGGATTGCGCAGAAAACTGACAGCACCCAATAAACCGGTGCTTTATGTTCCGGTGGAGGTGCTGAGTTACAGGCACACGGCCGGGACGCTGCTTGATCTGCTCAGGCCCATGCCCTATAAAATTAGAGAAGTGTTTAAAAAACCATTTGCGCCCAAGCGGATCCGCACATCACCGGCCGGCGCCGCCTAGTCAATAGTAGGTATCACTTGCACTAAACATGAAAACAGACAGAATAGGCTTGCCAGCATAATTCGAACCCCTTATAATATTTGATGAATGATGGGGAGGATTGTACATGGCGGCAATGGGGAGAAAATTTAAAATTTTGATTGTTGAAGATGAGCCCGATATTATGGAGTTGATTGACGTGACCCTTGATTCTGATGATTATGAATTGATGAAAGCGACGGACGGAGAGCAAGGGTTGAATATGGGCATGACCGCGTCCCCTGATCTGATTGTACTGGACATCATGCTTCCGAAAATGGATGGGTATGAAATATGTCGCCGTTTAAAGGGCGATCGCAGAACAGCTGGAATTCCGGTGGTGATGCTTACCGCCTTTGGCCAGAAGCGGGAGATTGAAGAAGGCTATAAAGTCAAGGCGGATGATTATATTGTCAAACCATTTGAACCTGTAAAACTTCGGCAGCGGATTAAAAAATTTCTTGTTGCCCAACCATCTGCTTGATTCCACTGAGTCGTCCTATGCGTATTATTGCCGGTCAATATAAAGGGAAAATATTGCAATCCCCATCCGGTTTGGACAGTCGTCCGACATTGACCAGGATTCGTGAGTCCCTCTTTAATATTTTAATGCCGCGTTTCCCCGGGGGGGATTTTCTTGATATGTATGCCGGTACCGGCAGCATCGGTTTGGAAGCTGTCAGCCGGGGCGCTGCAAGCGTTGTTTTGGTTGAACAAGACCACGTGATTGTGAAAACTCTGGAAAAAAATGCCGGTGCACTTCAGGAATCCCGAACAGTTATTCATGTGCGGCGCAATGATGCGTGGCTGGAAGCCGGCCGGTTGATTGCGCATCATCGGGAATTTGATATTGTGTTTATGGATCCGCCGTATCAGCAGTCTGAAATTGCCCGCTGGGAAACAGGCATACAGCTTGGCCGGTTGCTCAAACCGGACGGTCGGCTGATTCTTCAGCATAGCAGGCATTTGCCGGTTCCGGAACCATGGGCCGGATGTAAACGCCTGCAAACGCGTTTTTACGGGAAAACCGCGTTAAGTTTTTTTGCGGTGTCAACACCGATTGAAACAAGAGGGGATTAAGATGAAGTGTTTAACGATGTTGGTAATGACACTGTTTCTTTTGACAGGGGCCGGCATGCCGCCCGGATCGGCAGGGGCGTTGGAAAAAAAAATGACTGCGGTTGAAAAGCTCGCCAAGAAAATGAGCAAGAGTGTGGAATATAAACGGATGCTCCTTTTAGAAAAATTATCCGCCATGAATACCGAGGAATCACGCGGACTGATTATACAGACCATGCTGGAAGATAGATCCAAACCTGTACGGCGTACGGCACAGCGGCTCTTGTTCGGGTTGGATGATCCGCGTATTGCCGGGCAGATACATGCGGGACTGCGTGCTGAAAAACGCAAGATACGGTTGGCGGCGGTTGATGTGGCCGGGATTGTGCGCGATCCTGAAATGGCCAATAAGTTGATTGCGGCGGCAGCGGCCTATCCGAAGGACACGGAATTAATTTTGTTGGTTATGGAGTCGTTGCGTGAATTGGTTTACCGCATGGAACCTCCCAAGGATTTTGAAGTACAAGTGCATCCTTTTCTGGATCACCGTCATCGGAAAATTCGGCAGACCGCCGTATTGGTTCTTTCGGTCATGGGCCGGCCGGCCAGCTTGCAGCCTCTCATGGCAGTATGGCCGAAGGCCGGGAAAAAAACCAAAGTTCATTTAATTGATGCGTTTTCCAATATGGGGCGCATTGCTCCGGTCCCGCTGCTACTCGGCGTTTTACAGGAAAAGGATAAACGCCTGATGATGCATGCGCTTTATGCACTCGCGCAGATTCAGTCTTTTTCAACTGTCCCGGATATTCATCGGCTTTTACAGACACACCAGGACCCGCGGGTTCGCATGGCTTGTTTATATGCATTGGTGGAAATACCGGATCCGAAAAGTATTCCGGTTATACTCGATGTGATGGAGAGTCAGGATCCGACTGTATTGCACTGGGGAACGTATGCGCTGGCCCAACTCGGCGCAACGTCTGCCGGGCCAAAACTGCTGGAAAAATTGGACCATCCATCCAATCTGGTCCGCGCGACGGCTGTCATGGCACTGGGAGAATTAGGTGTTTTGCAGGCTAAAGAACCGCTTCGCAGCCTGATTACCAATCAAGATGAGGCGTCTGAAGTCAAGGTTGCTGCGGCGCGTGCACTGATTAAATTGGGAGATTCTCAGGGTGCGGATGTTTTATGGCAGGAGCTCCAAAGTCTTGAAGTACCGTTGGATTCCCGTCTGGCGTATGCAGTGGCTATTGGTGCCATCGCTAAGCCGGAGATGAAGGCGGCGGTTTTCAAAGACCTGACATCATCCCAGTTTACGCGGGCATTTACGGCTGCACTGATTTTGGGTGTGATGGGAGATCCGAGTGGTCGGGTAAAACTTATCACAGCACTGGAACATGGTTATTCCGATATTCGACGCTTTGCGATTATCGGCTTGGAAGGTATTTTGGACGATAAAAGCATTCGCGCGCTGGCAGATACAGCCAATGATGACCGGGACCCTTTGGTGAGAATTTTATGCGCTGCCGGTTTGGTGAAGGCGGGATACAAAGATTTCCGGCAGGTTTTGTGGCATACGCTGGATACCCGGGATGAGGATATTCGCTCGGAAGTCATCGCAGGGTTGGGGCGATCTGCGGACGACGAGATTCTCTATCAATTGAAATGGTATCTTAAACGCGAACCTTCTATCCCGGTACGTCAAACCATTCAGCGGGTTATTCGGGAAAACCGGGATCGATAGGAAAAACAGCAGGATGGATGCATTTTAGGGTACCTATTTGCTATTGACACGGCCCTTCCAATAGTGTATATTTTCCCAAATCTGTTTTATTTTCAATCATTTTATTAAAACAATTCATTTGCAGGGAAATTCATGAATTGTCCTGCAAATGTACCGATGAAGGAGGAATTTTCATTATGCGTTTACGCCAATGGTTAACCGCCCTGACAGTTGTGCTGGTGATTGCCAGCATCTGGGCTGTTTATCCGCCTTTTGATGTTAAGGATACTGAGGGTGGTTTGGTAAAAAAAGGAAAGATTCATCTTGGTTTGGATCTGCAAGGCGGGATGTATCTCAAGATGGAAGTAGATACAAAAGAGCTGCCTGGGGATGTTGATATTAATGAGGCCCGAGACCGTGCTATCGAAGTTTTGCGTAACCGGGTGGATGCATTGGGTGTTACGGAACCACTGATTACACGTGAAGGTCAAGACTGGATTGTGGTACAGCTGCCCGGAATCAAAGATCCGGAACGCGCGGTTAAAATTATCGGCCAAACTGCATTACTGGAATTCAAACTGGTGGATGACACCCATAGTCTTACGGATATGATGGATGCGGATGGCAATACGGTGGCAGCTAAAGTTCCTGAGGGGGTCCAGATTATCTCTGGACGGGATGGCGAACTTTTTGTCATGGAATCCAAGCGCTTAATGACAGGCTCGAGTCTGACCGACGCGAAAGTCCAGATGGATGGATACGGCCGTCCGATTGTTTCATTCAAAATGGACAACGCGGGTGGAAAGAAATTTGCCGGGATTACCGGCAGCAATGTCAATCGTCGTCTGGGAATTATTCTTGACAACCGGGTCTATTCGGCGCCTGTGATTAAATCACGCATTGGCGGCGGGAGCGGCATCATTGAAGGTCAATTCCAACTCCAGGAAGCCAAGGATTTGGCACTGGTACTCCGCGCGGGTGCACTGCCTGCGCCGGTTACGATCATCAATAAATATGTTGTCGGCCCGACGCTTGGCCGCGACTCCATTGAAAAAGGGAAATTATCCTGGATCGTGGGCGTTATTATGGTTGTGCTGTTTATGATTATTTACTACCGGTCTTCCGGTATTATTGCCGATGTGGCATTGGTGCTCAACTTTCTTTTTCTATTGGCGCTTCTGGCCGCCATCCAGGCCACACTAACCATGCCGGGCATTGCCGCAATTATTTTAACCATGGGTATGTCCGTGGATGCGAATGTGCTTATTTTTGAGAGGATTCGTGAAGAACTAAAAGGCGGTAAGACCGTGCGTGCAGCCATTGACTCCGGTTACGCCAAGGCGCTTTGGACCATTATCGACGCCAATGTGACAACTTTGATTACAGCGTTTATTTTGTATCAGTTTGGTACCGGACCGATCAAGGGTTTTGGTGTAACCTTGCTTTGCGGTATTGGTATTTCGTTGTTTACCGCCTTGGTGGTAACCAAGCTTATGTTTGATTCACGTAAGCACTATAAAAAATTATCCATTTAGGATTTAATCGCTGAGGAGGATATAAAGCCGATGTTTCAAATTATTCGAGATACTCATATTGATTTTATGCGCGTACGTCGCAGTGCTTTTTTAATTTCCATTATGTTGTTGGGAATTGGTATTTTTGCATTTATTCAAATTTTAGGAAATCGTGCCAATATGGGTGTGGATTTTTCCGGCGGTACCAGCATGGAAATTGAATTTGAGAAAGCCATCGGGTCGGAGCGGCTGCGTGAGGCGTTGCGGCATCCGGATTTTCAGGATGTGAATCAGCAATTTATCCGTGAGGCGGGACGGTATAAATATATGTTGCGCGTTTTTGCTCCCAAGCTGCCAACCGAGCGGGTCAGTACACAGGTGCTGGAGGTTCTCAAGGAGAAAATCTTGGATAATCCTGTGACGCTGCTGGCTTCGGAAGATGTCGGGCCTTCTATTTCCGCTCATCTTCGTCAGCAGGCGATTTATGCAATTTTTTGGGCAGTGATTATGATTTTGCTCTATATTTGGTGGCGGTTTGATTTTCGGTTTGCCGTTGCGGCAACCTTTACAACGTTTCATGATGTTATTGGTATTCTGGGTATTTTTGTTCTGATGAAGTATGAGGTGAGCTGGATTTTAATTACCGCACTTTTAACGGTGGCAGGGTATTCGCTCAATGACACCATTGTTGTGTTTGATCGTATTCGGGAGAATATGCGTCATCGCCGCAAAGAGGATATGTTGACGATTATCAATTCCAGTATTAATGAAACTTTGTCACGGACCATTATTACTTCAGGGACCACTTTTTTGGTGGTGCTCTCACTTTTTATTCTTGGCGGTGAAGTGATACATGCATTTTCTTTGGCCCTGATGATGGGTATTGTTATCGGTACATTTTCCTCGATTTTTGTAGCTTCAAGCATCTTGGCGGAATGGCATACGCGAGATCCTTTGCCTCGGTAATGAATCGGAATAATAGATTGTTTTTGAAGCCATCTCTGGGGATTCAGGGATGGCTTTTTTTGTATAAGAGAAAAGTTCGTTTTTGATTCGGATGAAGAAATAAGGTATACTCAATAAAGATAATCAATGCGCAAAGTCTGTGTAGGATGTGATTTTTTATGAATCGACTTTGGATAGTCAGTATAATCGTGCTAATGGCCGTGTTGCCCGCCTGCATGCAGGGGAAAATACCGCAACGAAGTATTGATTATCAAAAACCGCAGGAAGTCGTGAAGTCTTATTATGATTACCGGCGTTTGGAAAAGGCCGGTGTAGAAACCATCAAAATTAAGACGCGCTATTTTGACCGAACTGTTTCGCTGGCTTATTATTTGTATACCATTGCCCGGGCTTTTGAAAGTTTTGGGAGGGAAACCGATGCCAAACGCCTATATCTCCGGCTTTTGATGAATTATCCGCTGCTTTACCAAGGCGGGCAGTTGGGTATTATGACGGAGAACCGGTTGATCTGGCTCTTGGGGGATAAGAGCTGGGTCGTGACTTCGGTGGATGAATTAATTCTGCGTTTGGAAAGAGCGGTGATCAAACAGGATGCCCCGGCGCTGCGAAAACTAATTTCACGCGACTTTGGGTTTGGGCGTGATTACAACGAGCGATTTGCCGTAAAATATAAAGACGGGCTGGAAGTGATTGTCTCGGAATTCGGGAATTTGGAGCATCCGCAGGTGGAAATTGTATCCAAAATTGAAGATGATACAATTGTCTTAAAAACCACTGGTTGGGAATCAGGGAACAAAAACTGGTTTTTTTCACTGCATAAAAATCATCGTCTTCAGGGATGGGAATGGGATCTGGCGTATTGGGAGATGACCGTTCAGGCGCAATGATTTTCAGCAAATCAGAAAATAGTTTTTCAGTGGCTATTCTGATGCGAATAAGTTACACTGAATTTAAATGATATCGTGTTTGGAAAAAACATAGTGATACCTGGACGTAGCATGAATGATCAACCAGCGGAGGGGAACGCTTGCTTTTTATAAAAGGATGTATATGGGCAGGACTTTTTTATGGTGGACATTTATTGATCAAGAAGAAAATCACCCTTCCTGTTATCAATGAAAAAATTATCCTGGGTTCTTTAGTCGGCATTTATACATTGCTTTATTTTTTTTACAATTTATTCCGTCACGACAGTTTTAATTCGTTCGCCGTGGATCTTTCCGTCTACCTGCAAGGACTTTCACATGCTGCGCTTTTTGCGCCCATACTTGGGAAAAGCCTTTTAGCAGATCATTTTTCTCCGATTTTATATATGCTTTTTCCAGTGTTTAAATTTCTTTCGTTTCCCGAATTGCTTTTTTTAATTCAAGCGATTTTAATTGCAGGTGCGGCAGTGCCGTTGTACCGGATTGCCAGGAAGTTTGAACTCGCCGTCTGGCCGGCATTGATGATGGTGTTTATTTATTTAAACTATATTTATACTCAAAATATAGTGTTCTCGGATTTTCATGTAGAAAATTTCATGCCGTTGCTTTTGTTTTTATTGGTCGATTTTTATCTGTCGGGATTTGGCCGGCCGTATTGGGTCATGTTGGCGCTTTGTTTGACAATCAAGGAGGATATGGGTTTTTATCTTTTTGCCATCGCTTTGGCAGGCGGGATATTGAAGCGCGGCCAGCGACTGCCGCTGTTGATAACCGCCGGTGTTACATTGCTGGTCGGGATTGTTTCGCTGATGGTTTTATTGCCGGCCCATCATGGCGTTTACCCCTATTTTTCTCATTGGTCCCAGTTTGGCAAGGGTCTTTTTGGCATTGTGGGGGGCGCCTTTAGCCAGCCGGTCGTATCGCTGGCAGTGTTTTTTAAGGCCCAGTTTTTTCAGATGATTTTTTCCATGGCACTGCTGCCGTTTTTTTCCGGGTGGGGATTAATAGTGTTGGTTCCGCTCTGGGTCCAATTGGCATCCTCGCATTTACCCCAGGCTAATTTGGAACTCTATTATGCAGCGCCGATTTTGCCATTCTTGTTTATTGCGATAATTGCCGGTTGGCGTAAAGTGTCGCAATTGTTTGCCAGCAGCCCGGATCGGAACCGGATTTTGATGGGATTGGGGCTTTTTCTTGTGGTGTTTAATTTTTCCTGGATAACACCGTTGCGTGTGACACCGGAACATAAAGCAATTCAGCAATTGTTGGATAAAATTCCTGCCAAAGGGAAGGTGCTGGCACAGGCAAACATCGCGCCGCATATACAGAAACAGAACCGGGTTAAAGTGCTGGGGGTCAATCCGTTTAACCAGGACCTGCCGCATTTTGTTATTTTTCATATGAAGGGTAATATATGGCCTTTTTCCCGAACCAATTATTTGCGCGCACTCGACCAAATGCGTATGGATACACGTTATCGCACCTGGAAAGAAGAATCAGGTATTTTGATTTTTCTTAAGAAACCTAAAGATACCCCCCCGGCAGATTCGAAATAATCTTTTTTGCGAAAATGGGATAAAAATGCCACGGGTTTATCGTGTTCGCGCTGGCACGATAAAGTAGCTGCGCTGCAGGAAATGCGCTAAGTGTCAGTTGTTTGTCGTCGAAATCTGTGGATGGACCTGCAACCTAAAAATAAAATAATTGTTTTCAAGGACTTTGTTTTGTGGTATTGGTGACAAGTAATTTAAATCCATTTAAGGGGGACGTAACATGAAAAAAGGGATGTGGGTAATGGCAGTGGTACTGACAGCTTTGCTGGCTATTAATGCGCAGGCAGTGGAGACCAAGGCCGTTGGAGCGGAGACCAAGGCCGCCGGAGCGGAGGCCAAGGCCGCCGGAGCGGAGGCCAAGGCCGCCGGAGCGGAGACCAAAGTTACCGGAGCAATGGAGGCATCCGTGCAATCCGGCATACAGGTGGTTGAAGGCGTGATTGCAACGGGTATTGAAGCGCGTCAACCAGTCGGTGAGAATACATCCTTTTCCAAGGATGTCGTGAAGGTTTATTGTTGGACAAAAATTTCAGGTGTTACTGATCCGGTCCAGGTTATTCACCGCTGGAAAAAAGGGGAGCAAGTGATGGCGGAAGTCTCTTTAGGAGTAGGTGGATCGCCATGGCGTATTTATAGCTCAAAAAATATTATGCCTGAATGGACAGGCACCTGGTCCGTCGATGTTGTTGTGGGCGAGAAAGTGATTAAAACCCTGGAATTTATGATCGCGGAATAAGGTGGATGGTTCCAAAAAAAAGGGGGGGCTCAAAAGCCCCTCTTTTTTTTGGTGGTAGGAATAAAAAAATGTCTACGGCTCAACAAGTTCATTAATGATGGCCAGCAATGTCCGGCGGTCATTTACAGAAAGGGCGGAGAACGACATTCCAAAATAGAGCATGTTTTCCGCTGTGTTTTTATCCTGCCAGACAATGGCGCCTTGGCCGGTGAGGGTGTGAAACGGTTCTGGAAGCGTGAGGGAGTAAACTAAGGATGTGGCGTTGTGCAGTTCAGGCGGGATCGGTACGCGTACTTTCATGCCTCCCAGGCTTAAATCATTGACGTATCCGGTTGCTTTGATGTCTTTGCCCAGGTCGTTATCCGTAAAAACACAGATAACCGGATAATTCATGTCCACTCTGGCGAATTTTCTTTCAAGACCCATCGGTTGGCTCCTTTTTTTATCATGTTGACGTGAACACAATGGGCAGCTTGCCCGGCGGACTTGCCCGGCGAATGCCGGGTGCCGGGTAAGCCTGTGGATTTTTATAATTCTGTTAATAGTATATAATGAGTGAATGAATAAAAAAATTGAATAATAAAAAATAACCCCAATACGTTGTTGGGAAGCACGTTTGCCAATTTAGTGAATCAGACTGAGTTTGCCTTTTTTAAGCAGTTTGTTGTTGTGCGAGATGGTAAAAATATAAATACCCGGCGAAAGGGAGGCGGCATTCCAGATTATTTCCGGTTGAAGACCGAAGAGCGTACCGGATAGGCGGGCAACCGTTTCACCGAGCATGTTATAGATATGAATTGTTGCTGTGCCGGATAAATTGGCTGCGAAGAGGAAATGGACCTGATTCTGTGCAGGAATGGGGAACACGATCACTTCATTGTTCTCCATTTGTTGCGAATAGACGATGGCAGGGTCTTGCGCCAATACAATGGACCTGGAAAGGGTCTGGTCGAGTGCCAGCGACATGACCGATGTGAGATAACCGGGCCGGTCGACCGTGATTTGAAAAGGATTGCGTGATTCGGTTTCAATGATTTGCGGATCTGATCCGGTTTGGGAATAAATCAGGGATGCCAAAGGAATGGCTGCCTGGCCATTTTCATCGGTGCTGCCGGTATAGACAATTGCAGATGAACTGTCTGTGATGTTGATAATTGCCTGAGAAAGCGGCAGTGCGGATTGGTCTGCAACCAGCAGGTTAAGCAGCCAGCCGGTAGGAATGTTCTTGAGGCCGCTGCCTGACCAGGCGACCGATGTGGCGGCGCTATCATACTGGGTGTCAATCAGACGGATGTCGTGCGCCGCATAAATCCAATAACCGATCTCGATACTTTGGTAAGCCATGACAGCGCCTTCCGTGCTACGACGAATGGTATTGGAGATGAAATCGGTATCATACGTATCCCCGCCATCGGAATCTAAAATTTTTAGAGAGATATGATTGCTTTCAAAGACGTTGTTGCGCAACAGCGCATTGATGTTTTGGGCGGCGCCATCAAGAACAAAAGCTTTTGCAGTATGCGTTACAGCATACGCGACCGCCTTAAAGGTGTTGTTCTCAATAAGTAGATTGGCGTTATTCATCTGGTTGTTCTGGTTGGTCCAACTAACCCGGCCGCCATAGGCACTTTGGCCCTGGCCGCTTGCGGTTGTGGCGATAAACGTATTATCGTAAATATGCAGGTTGCGGTGCGGGCCCATGGCATCGACATTATTGCGGATGCGCAATGCCCGGGCAGTGACGATATCAAGGGTTTCACGGTTGCCAAGTTCCTGGACCGCGACATGGTTGTTGTAGATGCGGCCGTTTTCTGTCGCAGCAGCAGTATAACCGTCGATGCAGATACCGCGACCATGTGTGGTAATAATCGTATTATCATGAATATCAAAATTTTGAATTCCCGCCAGACCGATTGCATAGGCATTGAGTGCGACGGCGGTATTGCGGATATCATTATTCCGAACGATATAGGTGTGATCCTCGGAGTTGCCGCCGTTGATGCCGGATTGCGGTCCATCGCGGAGTGTATTGTTTTCGATTAAAATATTGCAGTCGCCGGAAAGTGCAATCACACTGGGTCCGTGCATGCGGTTGGCGACCAGGTCAATTGTGTGATTGAGTGTGCAATTGCGTACGATGGCATCCAGAGTCGATGTGCCGGCCAAGCAAGCCAGCGCAGGTGCGCGGAGTGTGGTTGTGTCCGGGCCATTGGCATTGAGCGTGATGTTTTCCACCAACAGGCCGTGGATGCCGCCAAATTCCAAAGGTGAG includes:
- a CDS encoding ATP-binding protein, producing the protein MLYVLAREHLHIVSTTALEHSVDVEILEPTRKILTTEHLVQGDHGRILILVLKNLITNAQRAISRKAAAMPEELREAYLAQTRVVVRFTEDGFEVEDQGDGIAPEVAERLFERGVTEGMGQGLGMFTLRRILDKFGMHLHGESTFGQGTVFKVTLTPAVVTDISPVAQQHHARLQEIHSDVLKTMFVGETAAETGEAMDKVLAAEKAAMLLVEKVEPQVAVQQRLDDLSVDFEELQFQHQKADEIITAMQQALRRHDMQIGIERGEVQNVLADNIFWQFRTQDLTITAFKVKYVSHEEHILSIRDRKSGEVIGHANIQRYNEKSESCSLKFTVYPAHRQPERTQNVSDLLLKIIKESGLLYKQSTVREVSFIKSQDPGMAEEWDRTQAFLKKNGYNILNQNAAQFRFIEKKIGKRFDLMTNILAFTGWTALTLGYAALLLQGNGGWFAQGWLAIFSTGVLLFGTRSISGLLGAEVINLSRRFIRPGRLVVNQLLQEQISLQFDRQVDFEMLDQIDRRFAQTTSDTVYFAKWLVQDINWRSAPTRMQQIGLAALQGVNRLLRMLLLPHVLAQEQMRVAGKSDRAIYLNPFMPLYYYFAQILESFRVMAFKLRIRFSADYRKVIPEQKNIPEGISTSTKIKTLPEEFREENILHTKSGIRMNEGLLIRPSRLLQRWRLPRLMWMLILSFGFSVLDRIALVMKLRVAVNQINHENAGRFFNTMKRRYFPHNDIESQAFRPDMIVEETFLGQAGLMDVVAGKYRELPDGRVALAVYQPLLAALTSDNKQSRLMQWRQKMAFELLRHMLRYRSAQYYRTTLAQRMANQVRVGFWQWGERQPARLGRWLHRGLQMLTPTGYLNRVQAELARQHADLDRSAQLAEMLQDQTTAIARAYHTMSRNPNHRTRLHFTKTVIQWISRVNNVRQRSVELQYFSQLVRNMRAIKSAPVAEWTGLRRKLTAPNKPVLYVPVEVLSYRHTAGTLLDLLRPMPYKIREVFKKPFAPKRIRTSPAGAA
- a CDS encoding response regulator, with product MAAMGRKFKILIVEDEPDIMELIDVTLDSDDYELMKATDGEQGLNMGMTASPDLIVLDIMLPKMDGYEICRRLKGDRRTAGIPVVMLTAFGQKREIEEGYKVKADDYIVKPFEPVKLRQRIKKFLVAQPSA
- the rsmD gene encoding 16S rRNA (guanine(966)-N(2))-methyltransferase RsmD, which produces MRIIAGQYKGKILQSPSGLDSRPTLTRIRESLFNILMPRFPGGDFLDMYAGTGSIGLEAVSRGAASVVLVEQDHVIVKTLEKNAGALQESRTVIHVRRNDAWLEAGRLIAHHREFDIVFMDPPYQQSEIARWETGIQLGRLLKPDGRLILQHSRHLPVPEPWAGCKRLQTRFYGKTALSFFAVSTPIETRGD
- a CDS encoding HEAT repeat domain-containing protein, which codes for MKCLTMLVMTLFLLTGAGMPPGSAGALEKKMTAVEKLAKKMSKSVEYKRMLLLEKLSAMNTEESRGLIIQTMLEDRSKPVRRTAQRLLFGLDDPRIAGQIHAGLRAEKRKIRLAAVDVAGIVRDPEMANKLIAAAAAYPKDTELILLVMESLRELVYRMEPPKDFEVQVHPFLDHRHRKIRQTAVLVLSVMGRPASLQPLMAVWPKAGKKTKVHLIDAFSNMGRIAPVPLLLGVLQEKDKRLMMHALYALAQIQSFSTVPDIHRLLQTHQDPRVRMACLYALVEIPDPKSIPVILDVMESQDPTVLHWGTYALAQLGATSAGPKLLEKLDHPSNLVRATAVMALGELGVLQAKEPLRSLITNQDEASEVKVAAARALIKLGDSQGADVLWQELQSLEVPLDSRLAYAVAIGAIAKPEMKAAVFKDLTSSQFTRAFTAALILGVMGDPSGRVKLITALEHGYSDIRRFAIIGLEGILDDKSIRALADTANDDRDPLVRILCAAGLVKAGYKDFRQVLWHTLDTRDEDIRSEVIAGLGRSADDEILYQLKWYLKREPSIPVRQTIQRVIRENRDR